The Mycolicibacterium cosmeticum sequence CGTCCTGGAACTGCTCGACGACATCAAGGACGCCATCCCCGGCGAACTCGACGACGCCCAGGACGTGCTCGACGCCAGGGACGCCATGCTCAACGAGGCGCGCGAGCACGCCGATTCCACGGTGGCCTCCGCCAACGCCGAGGCCGACTCACTGCTCAACCACGCCCGCAGCGAGGCCGACCGGATGATGGCCGAGGCCAAGTCGCAGGCCGACCGGATGGTCGCCGAAGCCCGCGCGCACGCCGATCGGATGGTCACCGAGGCCCGCGACGAGGCCTCCCGCATCGCCGCCGCGGCCAAGCGTGAATACGAGGCCAGCACCAGCCGCGCCAAGACCGAAGCCGACCGGCTCATCGAGAACGGCAACATCTCTTACGAGAAGGCCGTGCAGGAAGGCATCAAGGAGCAGCAGCGGCTGGTGTCGCAGACCGAGATCGTGCAGACCGCCACGGCCGAGGCCACCCGGCTGGTCGACTCCGCGCACGCCGAGGCCGACCGCCTGCGCGGTGAATGCGATATCTACGTCGACAGCAAGCTCGCCGAGTTCGAGGACTACCTCAACGGCACGCTGCGCTCGGTGAGCCGCGGCCGCCACCAGTTGCGGACCGCCGCGGGCACGCACGACTACGCGACGCGGTAGCTCGCCTTCGCTCGTATCCGACGAAATGGTCGCCCTCCCGCGGTGGAGGCGACCATTTCGTCGGTTTTCAGCTCGTTGCGATCCTCACAGCTGGCCATGCCGGGGCGGTTTCGTCCCCGACAGCGTGTAGCGGCCGATGTGCTGCACCTTCCACCGCGTGGCGTCGTGCAGCGTGTGGGTGCGGGCATCGCGCCAGTACCGCGACAGGTTCGCCGAACCGGAGGCGCTGCGGGTGCCACCGAGTTCGAACAGTGTGCTCGACGCCTCCAACGACGCCCGGGTGGCCGCCACCTTCGCGACCGCCACCGCGATGGAGGCCTCGGCCGCGCTGTCCGCGTCCAGGTGTGCGGTGGCGTGGTCCACGGCCCGGCCGGCCTCGGCCAGCAGGGCCAGCGCGCCGCGAACCGTCACGGTGAGATTCCCGGCGATCTGGATCAGCGTCGGATCGTCCACCGCCGCCGGTTGTTCGGCCTCGAAATGTGCCCGCGCCCGTGCCGCTTGCCTGACCCCCTCGGCAAGTGCGGCGGTAGCGATCCCGGCGTCCAGGGCGGTGTGGAACAGCTGAGCGCGGGCGCCGTACACGGTGGGCTGCGCGAAGATCGGCGTGAACGGTATGACCTGGGCGGCCGGCACCGCCACCTCGTCGAGCGTCACCGTGCCGGAGGCGGTGGTGCGCTGACCCATCCCGTCCCAGTCGTCCACGACGGTCAGGCCCGCAGTGCCCGCCTCGACGAAGGCCAGGGCCTTCGGCGTCGACGAGGTGGGTGTCTGCGCCGGATCCTCCGGGCGGGACGCCCGCACGATGACCCAGTCGGCGAAAAGCGCGCCGGTGGAATAGTACTTGCGTCCCGACAACCGGTAACCGCCGTCACCGGCGGGCAGCAGGACCGTGGTGTCGACGTCGATACGGCCGGAGCGCTCGGACTGTGCGTTGGCGAAAAGCGCTCCGTCGAGCACCTTCTCGTAGAAGAACTCCCGCTGCTCCGGAGTGCCCTGCAGCCGGACCGCCTCCAGGAAGGTGTAATGCGAGTGCGGGATCTGCGCCAGCGAGGCGTCGGCGTGCGCGAGCAATCGGAACACCTCGGCGATCACCGAAGCCGGAGCGTCGATGCCACCGTGCTCGACGGGAACCGACAAGGCAAGCA is a genomic window containing:
- a CDS encoding SfnB family sulfur acquisition oxidoreductase, which translates into the protein MTSLAPAARIVDADQALAVAAELADVFAAGAAARDAGRELPHELVRALKEAGLLALSVPVEHGGIDAPASVIAEVFRLLAHADASLAQIPHSHYTFLEAVRLQGTPEQREFFYEKVLDGALFANAQSERSGRIDVDTTVLLPAGDGGYRLSGRKYYSTGALFADWVIVRASRPEDPAQTPTSSTPKALAFVEAGTAGLTVVDDWDGMGQRTTASGTVTLDEVAVPAAQVIPFTPIFAQPTVYGARAQLFHTALDAGIATAALAEGVRQAARARAHFEAEQPAAVDDPTLIQIAGNLTVTVRGALALLAEAGRAVDHATAHLDADSAAEASIAVAVAKVAATRASLEASSTLFELGGTRSASGSANLSRYWRDARTHTLHDATRWKVQHIGRYTLSGTKPPRHGQL
- the sepIVA gene encoding cell division protein SepIVA — translated: MYRVFEALDELSAIVEEARGVPMTAGCMVPRGDVLELLDDIKDAIPGELDDAQDVLDARDAMLNEAREHADSTVASANAEADSLLNHARSEADRMMAEAKSQADRMVAEARAHADRMVTEARDEASRIAAAAKREYEASTSRAKTEADRLIENGNISYEKAVQEGIKEQQRLVSQTEIVQTATAEATRLVDSAHAEADRLRGECDIYVDSKLAEFEDYLNGTLRSVSRGRHQLRTAAGTHDYATR